The following proteins come from a genomic window of Pichia kudriavzevii chromosome 1, complete sequence:
- a CDS encoding uncharacterized protein (PKUD0A02200; similar to Saccharomyces cerevisiae YJL155C (FBP26); ancestral locus Anc_1.192), whose amino-acid sequence MPLVTIADSNPIKICVVIVGLPARGKSFISQKIVRYLSWLSIPTQSFNSSANLQEILKSSDLTSCNLFDPKNEATLDHGILKETRNMTLKQILSWFADAGDCAVAIYDGINSTKKERDLINETLEKEGIQTVFLESFCDDYELIKANITDIESTSPEYSNSKSLQDTIDSVSNKIRFFEKNYETLTIEKDSDLSFIKLINFSSQIVLNQIDSYLKSRIVYYIMNLHVKNRYIWLSRHGESQYNLEGKIGGDASLSERGEKYAFKLVELVNKYIPDPEKLEVWTSTLKRTQQTAQFLPYPQKQWKALDELDAGSCDGLTYEEIAEKFPDDFKARDDNKFEYRYPGGESYRDVITRLEPIIMALENQENVLVITHQAVLRCIYAYFMNVHQEESPWMSIPLHTLIRLEIKAYGTQVTRIKADIPAVSTYKEKGTSKLGESANPSNIMIGSVISGITDKVID is encoded by the coding sequence ATGCCACTGGTGACCATTGCAGACTCTAATCCTATCAAAATATGCGTTGTGATTGTAGGCTTACCTGCAAGAGGTAAATCCTTCATTTCACAGAAAATAGTTCGATATTTGTCGTGGTTATCGATCCCAACACAATCCTTCAACAGCTCTGCAAACCTACAAGAAATTCTGAAAAGTTCAGATTTAACTTCTTGTAATCTGTTTGATCCCAAAAATGAGGCTACCCTTGATCATggtattttgaaagagacTAGAAACATGACATTGAAGCAAATATTGTCATGGTTTGCAGATGCAGGAGATTGTGCCGTCGCTATATATGATGGCATCAACTCAACCAAAAAAGAGAGGGATCTTATTAATGAAACATTGGAAAAGGAAGGTATTCAGACGGTTTTTCTAGAATCATTCTGCGATGATTATGAGCTCATTAAGGCTAACATTACTGATATAGAATCCACCTCACCTGAATATTCGAACTCAAAATCACTTCAGGACACTATTGATTCAGTTTCTAACAAAATTCGTTTTTTCGAGAAAAACTATGAAACTTTGACAATAGAGAAAGATTCGGATCTCTCATTCATTAAATTAATCAACTTTTCTTCACAAATAGTGTTGAATCAGATTGACTCATATTTGAAATCACGTATAGTTTATTACATTATGAACTTACATGTGAAAAATAGATACATTTGGCTGTCTAGGCATGGCGAATCTCAATATAACCTGGAAGGAAAAATTGGCGGTGATGCAAGTCTAAGTGAACGGGGTGAAAAATATGCCTTCAAATTAGTTGAGCTAGTTAATAAGTACATCCCGGACCCGGAAAAATTGGAAGTTTGGACTTCAACGTTGAAAAGGACACAACAAACTGCGCAGTTTTTGCCTTATCCTCAGAAACAGTGGAAAGCTTTAGATGAGCTAGATGCCGGGTCATGTGACGGTTTGACCTACGAAGAAATTGCCGAGAAATTTCCCGATGATTTTAAGGCACGAGATGataataaatttgaatatagGTATCCAGGTGGTGAATCGTATAGGGATGTAATTACCAGATTAGAACCGATAATCATGGCTTTAGAAAATCAGGAAAACGTTTTAGTTATAACACACCAGGCTGTTTTGAGATGCATCTATGCTTATTTTATGAATGTACATCAGGAAGAAAGCCCTTGGATGAGCATTCCTCTTCATACTTTGATTAGATTAGAGATTAAGGCCTACGGTACACAAGTTACAAGAATTAAAGCGGACATACCTGCTGTCTCCACGTATAAGGAAAAGGGAACATCTAAGCTGGGAGAGTCTGCAAATCCTTCTAATATTATGATAGGTTCAGTCATCAGCGGAATTACTGATAAAGTAATTGACTAG
- a CDS encoding uncharacterized protein (PKUD0A02210; similar to Saccharomyces cerevisiae YLR398C (SKI2); ancestral locus Anc_4.261) → MGGIDILYSKLLEVETSDGVALKHDTCLEKEQISDTTDEKGDINSQELVDQYLTPTDKLSWSLLNELDSCPDITPGKEDELDSSMIKLPGLLNRTTIRFKRSGIDGKIISFSEELSPDALEDTQGASSLAFSRKFNTDSKLNVRGSSSNLPFMPGGLNQEGETLQSKATRFLHRDQNGLFDIPQGFKRGLSDTTSAKSEKIDIALGDTENMEELEILPEQSSDTCEEIGTDGLDKSVKVDNEVVEVVDHEIDDEIGDLIPKDTLFKPSMATDSLMNQRKRKTKWAHVVDLNHKIENFDELVPNPARTWPFELDIFQQEAVYHLEQGDSVFVAAHTSAGKTVVAEYAIAMAHKNMTKSIYTSPIKALSNQKFRDFRQTFDDIDVGVITGDVQINPEANCLIMTTEILRSMLYRGSDIIRDVEFVIFDEVHYVNDVDRGVVWEEVIIMLPEHVKIILLSATVPNTLEFASWVGRTKQKDIYVISTPKRPVPLEIFIFAKDTPFKVIDSNRKFLESGFKQHEDKFLKIKPKDNDKQGGTQNSGRGGRAGARGGRGGRGGARGGARGGSHSGNNGPRFIKRDAPTSKSWTTLVEYLRRNELLPVVIFVFSKKRCEEYAETLSGFNFSNAKESSAIHMFVDKAVSRLKKEDRELPQILRMREMLKRGIAVHHGGLLPIIKEVVEILFSRGLVKVLFATETFAMGLNLPTRTVVFSSTRKHDGTGFRDLLPGEFTQMSGRAGRRGLDKIGTVMIMAYQQPADKNSLKQVALGVPTKLTSQFRLTYTMILNLLRIEALKVEDMIKRSFGENSSQSMLPDQQMEILKLEKELQLAELPALDTENVNKLESIFSICSDISYLRENFIKSIIKGNKSKTLFKLGRLITFRNDKGEMHVGAILNVNSGKNIADCLVVTSNSNREQASKFASSNLFFDPIFNEAFNRQWTESWNIKLSKTTSVPTSRIEFVSDEFMPVSKELFSRDQATTRKTMHKLEMLFKRINSWKEFDYHPCMNETTVESISLYYKKLNQLAGMLSDEDVVTMMFKNDNYLKVANKMTIAERIETIKQTLSDENLELLPEYNKRMEVLKTLNYIDPEQLTVSLKGRVACEINSGFELIITELVFENFLGGFSSEEIVALLSCFVYEGKRGNNDDTEVMLATPRLEKGKERICAIVEKVMELSTELKIQLTAEEDAFLENDRFGLVNTVYEWARGRTFKEIMEYANDADESEGTIVRVITFLDEICNQVKNAAMITGDSALHSKMTDAQEKIKRDIVFCASLYL, encoded by the coding sequence ATGGGTGGAATCGACATACTTTATAGCAAACTTTTAGAGGTGGAAACATCTGACGGAGTTGCTTTAAAACACGACACTTGTTTAGAGAAAGAGCAAATTTCCGATACCACAGATGAAAAAGGTGATATCAACAGCCAAGAACTGGTTGATCAGTATCTAACACCAACAGATAAGCTATCGTGGAGCTTATTGAATGAATTAGATAGTTGTCCAGACATAACTCcaggaaaagaagatgaattagattcttcaatgataaaattacCCGGATTACTAAATAGAACAACAATTAGATTTAAAAGGTCCGGCATTGATGGCAAAATTATATCATTTTCCGAAGAATTGTCTCCAGACGCCTTAGAAGACACTCAAGGTGCCTCTTCTTTAGCATTCAGTAGAAAGTTTAACACTGACTCCAAACTAAATGTTCGTGGCTCCTCTTCCAATTTGCCGTTTATGCCGGGTGGGTTAAACCAAGAGGGAGAAACACTACAATCTAAGGCAACAAGATTTTTACATAGGGATCAGAATGGTTTGTTTGATATCCCACAGGGCTTCAAAAGGGGCCTATCTGATACGACCTCTGCAAAATCAGAGAAAATAGACATCGCTCTTGGAGATACTGAGAATATGGAAGAACTTGAGATACTCCCGGAACAATCATCAGACACCTGTGAGGAAATAGGTACAGATGGGTTGGATAAATCGGTAAAGGTGGATAATGAAGTGGTGGAAGTGGTGGATCAcgaaattgatgatgaaatagGGGATTTAATTCCAAAAGACACTTTGTTCAAGCCGTCGATGGCCACAGACTCATTGATGAATCAGCGTAAACGGAAAACGAAATGGGCGcatgttgttgatttgaatcaTAAGATAGAAAACTTCGATGAGTTAGTGCCCAATCCAGCTAGGACTTGGCCTTTtgaattggatattttccAACAAGAGGCTGTATATCATTTAGAACAGGGTGACTCCGTCTTTGTTGCTGCGCACACTTCAGCAGGTAAGACTGTTGTTGCGGAATATGCAATTGCAATGGCACATAAGAATATGACGAAATCCATCTATACATCACCTATCAAAGCATTAAGTAATCAGAAATTCAGGGACTTTCGGCAAacatttgatgatattgatgtgGGTGTCATTACTGGTGATGTGCAAATCAATCCAGAGGCGAATTGTTTGATCATGACCACGGAAATTTTAAGATCAATGTTATATAGAGGGTCTGATATAATCAGAGATGTAGAGTTTGTGATTTTTGATGAAGTGCATTATGttaatgatgttgatagaGGTGTCGTTTGGGAAGAAGTAATTATCATGTTACCGGAACATGTTAAAATTATTCTCTTGTCTGCCACGGTTCCAAATACTCTAGAATTTGCTTCCTGGGTTGGTAGAACTAAACAAAAAGACATATACGTTATCTCGACGCCAAAAAGACCTGTTCctcttgaaatttttatttttgcaaAGGATACACCATTTAAGGTCATTGACTCAAACAGGAAATTTTTGGAATCTGGTTTCAAGCAACATGAAGATAAGTTCCTTAAAATAAAACCAAAAGATAATGACAAACAAGGTGGCACTCAAAATAGCGGAAGGGGCGGCAGAGCTGGTGCACGTGGAGGTCGTGGTGGTCGTGGTGGTGCACGCGGTGGTGCACGCGGTGGAAGTCATAGCGGTAATAATGGCCCAAGGTTTATCAAAAGAGATGCACCAACTAGTAAATCATGGACTACACTGGTTGAATATTTGAGAAGAAATGAGCTATTGCCAGTGGTGatttttgtgttttcaaagaaaagatgTGAAGAATATGCCGAAACTTTAAGTGGATTTAATTTTTCTAACGCCAAAGAATCATCAGCTATTCATATGTTTGTTGACAAAGCAGTTTCcagattgaaaaaagaagacaGAGAATTACCCCAAATTTTGAGAATGAGAGAAATGCTTAAAAGAGGTATAGCTGTTCATCATGGTGGTTTATTGCCAATAATCAAAGAAGTTGTGgaaattcttttttctaGAGGTTTAGTCAAGGTTTTGTTTGCTACAGAGACTTTTGCTATGGGACTTAATTTACCAACGAGGACAGTTGTGTTCAGTTCAACCAGAAAGCATGATGGAACCGGTTTCAGAGACCTCTTGCCGGGTGAGTTTACGCAAATGTCTGGAAGAGCTGGTCGTAGAGGTTTAGATAAGATTGGTACTGTCATGATCATGGCTTATCAGCAACCAGCTGACAAAAATAGCTTGAAACAAGTTGCCTTAGGTGTACCCACAAAGTTAACATCCCAGTTTAGATTGACCTATACCATGATTCTGAATTTATTGAGAATCGAGGCCTTGAAAGTCGAAGATATGATCAAAAGGTCCTTTGGTGAAAACTCTTCACAATCCATGTTGCCAGATCaacaaatggaaattttGAAGCTCGAGAAAGAATTGCAGCTAGCAGAGCTTCCTGCTCTTGATACTgaaaatgtaaacaaaCTTGAGtccattttctcaatatGTTCTGATATCTCATACTTGAGGGAAAATTTCATTAAATCTATCATCAAGGGGAATAAAAGTAAAACTCTATTCAAGCTAGGAAGACTGATTACATTCAGGAATGACAAGGGAGAGATGCATGTCGGTGCCATCCTTAATGTAAATTCTGGAAAGAATATCGCAGATTGCTTGGTTGTTACCTCAAATTCTAATAGAGAACAGGCCTCGAAATTTGCGTCCTCTAACTTATTCTTTGATCCGATATTCAATGAAGCTTTCAATAGACAGTGGACTGAAAGTTGGAATATAAAGTTGTCTAAAACCACATCCGTTCCTACTTCCAGGATAGAATTTGTCTCTGATGAGTTTATGCctgtttcaaaagaattaTTTTCGAGAGATCAAGCGACGACTCGAAAGACTATGCACAAGTTAGAGATGCTGTTTAAAAGGATAAATTCATGGAAAGAGTTTGACTATCATCCTTGTATGAATGAAACAACTGTTGAAAGTATCTCGCTCTACTACAAAAAACTCAATCAACTTGCGGGAATGTTATCTGATGAAGACGTTGTCACTATGATGTTtaaaaatgataattatCTCAAAGTTGCAAATAAAATGACTATTGCAGAGAGAATTGAGACCATAAAGCAAACTTTGAGTGACGAAAATCTTGAATTATTGCCTGAATACAACAAGAGAATGGAGGTCCTGAAAACATTAAACTACATTGATCCAGAGCAGCTTACTGTCAGTCTAAAAGGTAGGGTTGCATGTGAAATCAACTCTGGTTTTGAATTGATCATTACTGAATTAGTTTTCGAAAATTTCCTCGGTGGCTTCAGTTCAGAAGAAATCGTAGCTTTACTATCATGTTTCGTCTATGAAGGCAAAAGAGGCAACAATGACGATACCGAAGTTATGTTGGCTACTCCAAGATTGGAAAAGGGTAAAGAAAGGATTTGTGCTATCGTTGAAAAAGTCATGGAGCTTTCGACAGAGCTGAAGATTCAACTTACTGCTGAAGAAGACGCCTTCTTAGAAAATGACAGGTTTGGCTTAGTTAATACTGTTTATGAGTGGGCAAGAGGTAGaactttcaaagagatCATGGAGTATGCTAACGATGCGGATGAATCTGAAGGTACAATTGTCAGAGTTATCACGtttcttgatgaaatatGTAACCAAGTCAAAAACGCTGCAATGATTACGGGTGATTCAGCATTGCATTCGAAAATGACTGATGcacaagaaaaaatcaaacgTGATATTGTCTTTTGTGCATCACTCTATTTGTAG
- a CDS encoding uncharacterized protein (PKUD0A02220; similar to Saccharomyces cerevisiae YER029C (SMB1); ancestral locus Anc_3.519): MVLGRVPKNTRLETLIGFKVKVTTNNTSTFIGSLKSYDKFMNLVLTECEEFRLTKKSKKYLGQTKNEEVDEGKIREQKRFLGLVLVRGENVVSVVAEAAPNSKSLKPQLRIKKGKVSINPLKRKIACEEGDNKTNSGVKKPTTRK, from the coding sequence ATGGTTTTGGGTAGAGTGCCAAAAAATACTAGATTGGAAACTTTGATTGGTTTCAAGGTAAAAGTCACTACCAATAATACATCAACTTTTATTGGCTCATTGAAGTCTTATGATAAGTTTATGAACCTAGTGTTGACAGAATGTGAAGAATTTCGCCTGACTAAGAAATCTAAAAAATATTTAggccaaacaaaaaatgaagaggTCGATGAAGGCAAGATCAGGGAGCAAAAACGGTTCCTTGGGCTTGTTCTAGTTAGAGGTGAAAATGTTGTAAGCGTTGTTGCAGAGGCTGCACCAAATAGCAAAAGCTTGAAACCTCAGTTGAGGATAAAAAAAGGCAAGGTCTCAATTAATCcgttgaagagaaaaattgCCTGTGAGGAAGGTgacaataaaacaaattctGGAGTGAAAAAGCCTACTACAAGGAAATAG
- a CDS encoding uncharacterized protein (PKUD0A02230; similar to Saccharomyces cerevisiae YNL121C (TOM70) and YHR117W (TOM71); ancestral locus Anc_2.152) has product MSFIQQNKVAVAVSAVVGIGTLAGIVYYLNKSSSTSPDAKGTKKSKKRSPKKKKNSKASHSGTVVEEDPETCIYPINESTKLPEIDDGTVEKLPAAEKEKWALSLKEKGNEYFKAEQYEKAITYYTDALKCKKDHIFYGNRSACYYALKEYEKAIEDATAALEIKPDYSKCLLRRAHLYEDVGRFEDAVFDLTALSIYGGLADKSSESLLEKVLAKQADKMNREIYADLPKELPSSSSISSFLGAFVKEDIDLDLSKYAEASGSYFLAKALNELAKDTDEGYDEADNLFNQSVEQFEKDGYSGDDKKLAAIAYEYKGIFAFLKTLDNAAELVEKALSINARPRMYVVLALIAADKGDYLTADKNFNNAIAMDPNDPNIYYHYGQVFYLMGDLIKAEKNFEKAKELNPKNVFAYIQLACITYRHNDFSKCLELFNEAKAKFPTAPEIPNYLGEILFDKGDIDGATKQFDVAIKLQEVVPGNNVGVLPLINKSVIYQKSSQFQECISLLEKAVKVDPRSEIAWTNLGQLYLMLQRVEPAQECFEKACVLCRSSEDRKQIISLLESAKIQLKVQKDESLSKKVKEIMSLYSAQA; this is encoded by the coding sequence ATGTCTTTTATACAACAAAATAAGGTGGCGGTTGCTGTTTCCGCTGTTGTTGGTATCGGTACCCTTGCAGGTATCGTTTATTATTTAAACAAATCATCATCCACTTCACCAGATGCTAAAGGAACAAAGAAGAGTAAGAAAAGAAGCCctaaaaaaaagaagaacagcAAGGCATCACATTCCGGCACTGTTGTCGAGGAAGATCCAGAGACCTGTATTTATCCAATCAATGAATCTACCAAATTGCCTGAAATCGATGATGGTACCGTTGAGAAGTTGCCAGCTGcagaaaaggaaaaatggGCTTTATCACTGAAAGAAAAGGGTAATGAGTACTTCAAGGCCGAGCAATATGAAAAGGCTATCACATATTACACTGATGCATTGAAATGTAAGAAGGACCATATTTTCTATGGAAACAGATCTGCTTGTTATTATGCATTAAAGGAATATGAAAAGGCTATTGAAGATGCGACCGCTGCGTTGGAAATTAAGCCGGATTATTCAAAGTGCTTGTTAAGAAGGGCTCATCTGTATGAAGACGTTGGTAGGTTTGAAGACGCAGTTTTCGACTTAACTGCTTTATCCATCTATGGTGGTTTAGCTGATAAATCGAGTGAATCATTGCTAGAAAAAGTTTTAGCAAAACAAGCCGACAAAATGAACAGAGAAATTTATGCAGATTTACCAAAGGAATTaccatcatcttcctcaatttcttcatttttggGTGCATTTGTCAAGGAGGATATCGATTTGGATTTATCTAAGTATGCTGAAGCTAGTGGCTCTTACTTTTTAGCGAAAGCTTTGAACGAATTAGCTAAAGATACCGATGAAGGGTATGATGAGGCAGATAATTTATTCAACCAATCTGTTGAGCAATTTGAGAAAGACGGTTATTCAGGTGATGATAAGAAGTTAGCTGCAATAGCTTATGAATACAAAGGAATCTTTGCATTTTTAAAGACTCTTGACAATGCAGCTGAGTTGGTGGAAAAGGCATTATCTATTAATGCAAGACCAAGAATGTATGTTGTTTTAGCTTTAATTGCCGCTGATAAGGGTGACTATTTAACTGCAGACAAAAACTTTAACAATGCAATTGCAATGGATCCTAATGACCCAAACATTTACTACCACTATGGTCAGgtgttttatttgatgGGTGATTTGATTAAGGCAGAAaagaattttgaaaaggcTAAAGAATTAAATCCAAAGAATGTCTTCGCTTATATCCAATTAGCTTGCATCACTTATAGACATAACgacttttcaaaatgtttgGAATTGTTTAATGAAGCTAAGGCAAAGTTCCCTACCGCTCCAGAAATTCCAAACTACTTAGGTGAGattctttttgataaagGTGACATTGATGGTGCTACCAAACAATTTGACGTTGCAATTAAACTACAAGAAGTTGTTCCAGGCAACAATGTTGGTGTCTTACCTTTGATTAATAAGTCTGTCATTTATCAGAAGTCTAGTCAATTCCAAGAATGTATCAGCTTGTTGGAGAAGGCTGTGAAGGTTGACCCAAGGTCTGAAATTGCTTGGACTAACTTAGGTCAACTCTATTTGATGTTACAAAGAGTCGAGCCTGCCCAagaatgttttgaaaaggCATGTGTTCTGTGCAGATCTTCTGAAGATAGAAAGCAaattatttctttattggAATCTgcaaaaattcaactaaAAGTTCAAAAGGATGAATCCCTAAGCAAGAAAGTTAAAGAAATTATGTCACTATACAGTGCTCAAGCTTAA
- a CDS encoding uncharacterized protein (PKUD0A02240; Pfam Domains: ETC_C1_NDUFA4(1.2e-30)), with amino-acid sequence MFTRSLRNSNTLRLAQAIRLNSTGPNPTPVVASVEVPETVKKITDLTQNGKQLISGAPEELSISGNRLVKIYKESKYATQNGTRNSKFWRLEWDILGKGNRWENDLTGYQSTADYMQASRLSFSEKEQAVKFAESNGWDYYVVEPKTKKFVKKEYSSNFVHSKGPLKYIFTK; translated from the coding sequence ATGTTTACAAGATCTCTCAGAAACTCTAACACGCTCAGGCTAGCCCAAGCAATTCGTTTGAACTCTACAGGTCCAAACCCAACTCCTGTAGTTGCATCTGTTGAAGTTCCAGAGACTGTTAAGAAAATTACCGATTTGACTCAAAATGGTAAACAACTTATCTCTGGTGCACCTGAAGAATTGTCTATTTCTGGCAACAGATTAGTCAAAATATACAAAGAGTCTAAGTACGCCACCCAAAATGGTACGAGAAACTCGAAATTCTGGAGATTAGAATGGGATATTCTTGGCAAGGGTAACAGATGGGAAAATGATTTAACTGGTTACCAATCAACAGCCGATTACATGCAAGCTTCAAGATTAAGCTTCAGTGAAAAGGAACAAGCCGTCAAATTTGCAGAATCTAATGGATGGGATTATTACGTGGTTGAGCCAAAGACTAAGAAGTTTGTCAAGAAGGAATATTCCTCAAATTTCGTTCATTCAAAGGGCCCACTAAAGTatatatttacaaaataa
- a CDS encoding uncharacterized protein (PKUD0A02250; similar to Saccharomyces cerevisiae YLR026C (SED5); ancestral locus Anc_2.421) encodes MEVVPNIQDRTFEFQQAVNTFAKQQHVESRSAPAPKPSTQKSEFNRQAGYIAKDIVRVTGALHKLAQLSKRKQLFGDKPTDIVELTYIIKQDIFKIEKELKGLKSLQVNGLRGDGDTQIKSYHKNIVQLLNTKTKNISENFKDVLEARQRAEFAQRNRQEQLLSEVRNSGGDTGKDGIKTSVENNVPFAIRSNNLPNGIASDNPFLAGIQLQELSEQKKAQATQDAIHSYGENGNLLSLPDQNQQLLLLEEQNNQYLQERSNAVDAIESTINEVGGLFQQLATMVQEQGEVIQRIDDNVEDVSLNIQGAQRELMKYYKSVSSNRWLMMKIFGIIIAFFLLWVLVS; translated from the coding sequence ATGGAAGTGGTACCGAATATTCAGGATCGGACTTTTGAGTTTCAGCAAGCAGTGAATACGTTTGCCAAACAACAACATGTGGAGTCAAGGTCTGCACCAGCGCCGAAACCTAGCACACAAAAATCGGAGTTCAACAGACAGGCAGGATATATTGCTAAAGACATTGTCCGTGTTACGGGGGCTTTGCACAAGCTTGCACAATTATCGAAGCGCAAACAATTATTTGGCGATAAACCCACCGATATTGTGGAGCTGACATATATTATAAAGCAAGATATTTTTAAAATCGAAAAGGAATTAAAAGGCTTGAAATCATTGCAAGTGAATGGTTTGAGAGGTGATGGTGATACGCAGATTAAATCGTACCATAAGAACATTGTACAATTGCTAAATacaaaaaccaaaaatatcagtgaaaatttcaaagatgtaTTAGAAGCTAGACAACGTGCTGAATTTGCGCAAAGAAATAGACAAGAACAGCTTCTTAGTGAAGTCAGAAACTCAGGCGGAGATACAGGCAAGGACGGTATAAAAACTAGCGTAGAGAACAACGTTCCTTTCGCCATTAGGTCCAACAACTTACCTAATGGAATTGCATCTGATAATCCGTTCCTCGCTGGAATCCAATTACAAGAACTGAGTGAGCAAAAGAAAGCTCAAGCAACACAAGATGCCATTCATTCTTATGGCGAAAATGGGAATTTGTTAAGTTTACCTGATCAAAATCAgcaattgttgttgttggaagAACAGAATAACCAATACTTACAAGAAAGGAGCAATGCTGTAGACGCCATCGAATCTACTATTAATGAAGTTGGTGGTTTATTCCAACAACTTGCTACAATGGTTCAAGAACAAGGTGAAGTTATCCAACGTATTGATGATAACGTCGAAGATGTTAGTTTAAACATCCAGGGTGCACAACGAGAACTTATGAAGTACTACAAAAGTGTGAGCAGTAATCGTTGgctgatgatgaaaatcTTTGGAATTATCATTGCCTTCTTCCTGCTGTGGGTCCTAGTTAGTTGA